A DNA window from Lutra lutra chromosome 8, mLutLut1.2, whole genome shotgun sequence contains the following coding sequences:
- the MAPK8IP2 gene encoding C-Jun-amino-terminal kinase-interacting protein 2 — MADRAEMFSLSTFHSLSPPGCRPPQDISLEEFDDEDLSEITDDCGLGLSYDSDHCEKDSLSLGRSEQPHPICSFQDDFQEFEMIDDNEEEEDEEEEDEEEEEEEEEEEEGEGEGKEAGGPVSEAPAPETLIPSPSVNEPHKNRPTTLHLTTLGAQDSLNNNGGFAPAPPASWQETVLRSPPQEPLRESPASLQPTDASPCGAQSPVRLGCDCEGNRPAVGAPAPCGASPSSDPGIEADLGSRSSGGRGGRHSSQELSSPGSDSEDAGGARLGRMISSISETELELSSDGGSSSSGRSSHLTNSIEEASSPASEPEPEPEPEAPCEPPRRPAFLPVGPDDTNSEYESGSESEPDLSEDADSPWLLSNLVSRMISEGSSPIRCPGQCLSPASRPSGEAASPADAATEGSEAPAGRGGVELVDMETLCGPPPPAPSAPRPGPAQPGPCLFLSNPTRDTITPLWAAAGRSARPGRSCSATCSEEDDEDEEDEIDADDKVGPPGGRGVGPAAPLDASLVYDAVKYTLVVDEHTQLELVSLRRCAGLGDDGSEDSGGEASEEETAAALLGGGQGPEDASPDSPDLTFSKKFLNVFVNSTSRSSSTESFGLFSCLVNGEEKEQTHRAVFRFIPRHPDELELDVDDPVLVEAEEDDFWFRGFNMRTGERGVFPAFYAHAVPGPAKDLLGSKRSPCWVERFDVQFLGSVEVPCHQGNGILCAAMQKIATARKLTVHLRPPASCDLEISLRGVKLSLSGGPEFQHCSHFFQMKNISFCGCHPRNSCYFGFITKHPLLSRFACHVFVSQESMRPVAQSVGRAFLEYYQQHLEYACPTEDIYLE, encoded by the exons ATGGCGGATCGGGCGGAGATGTTTTCTCTTTCCACCTTTCATTCGCTGTCGCCGCCAGGCTGCAG GCCTCCCCAGGACATAAGCCTGGAAGAATTTGATGATGAGGACCTGTCTGAGATCACCGATGACTGTGGCCTGGGCCTCAGCTATGATTCGGACCACTGCGAGAAG GACAGTCTCTCCCTAGGACGCTCGGAGCAGCCGCACCCCATCTGCTCCTTCCAGGATGACTTCCAGGAGTTTGAGATGATCGATGAcaatgaagaggaggaggacgaagaggaggaggatgaggaggaggaagaggaggaggaggaagaggaggaaggtgaaggGGAGGGCAAGGAGGCAGGAGGCCCTGTGTCGgaggcccctgccccagagacCCTGATCCCTTCCCCCTCCGTGAATGAACCCCACAAGAACCGGCCCACCACTCTCCATCTGACTACGCTGGGAGCTCAG gactcCCTGAACAACAATGGAGGCTTTGCCCCAGCGCCTCCAGCTTCCTGGCAGGAGACAGTGCTGCGCTCGcctccccaggagcccctcagag AGTCGCCCGCGTCCCTCCAGCCCACAGACGCGAGCCCGTGCGGGGCGCAGTCTCCTGTGCGCCTGGGTTGCGATTGTGAAGGGAACCGACCCGCGGTGGGTGCCCCTGCGCCCTGTGGAGCCTCGCCCTCCTCGGATCCTGGCATCGAGGCCGACCTGGGAAGCCGCTCCAGCGGGGGCCGAGGCGGCCGGCACAGCAGCCAGGAGCTGTCCTCGCCGGGCTCCGACTCAGAGGACGCGGGGGGCGCGCGCCTTGGGCGCATGATTTCATCCATCTCAGAGACGGAGCTGGAGCTGAGCAGCgacggcggcagcagcagcagcggccgCTCCTCGCACCTCACCAACTCCATCGAGGAGGCCTCATCGCCTGCCTccgagcccgagcccgagcccgagcccgagGCCCCTTGTGAGCCCCCGCGTCGCCCCGCCTTCCTGCCCGTGGGCCCCGACGACACCAACAGCGAGTATGAGTCAGGGTCCGAGTCTGAGCCCGACCTCAGCGAGGACGCCGACTCGCCCTGGCTGCTCAGCAACCTCGTGAGCCGCATGATCTCCGAGGGCTCCTCGCCCATCCGCTGCCCCGGCCAGTGCCTGTCTCCCGCGTCCCGTCCTTCTGGGGAGGCCGCGTCGCCCGCCGACGCGGCCACTGAGGGCTCGGAGGCGCCTGCAGGGCGGGGCGGCGTGGAGCTGGTGGACATGGAGACGCTGTGCGGGCCACCGCCCCCGGCGCCCTCCGCCCCTCGGCCCGGCCCCGCCCAGCCCGGGCCCTGCCTCTTCCTCAGCAACCCCACGCGCGACACCATCACGCCGCTGTGGGCCGCCGCAGGCCGCAGCGCCCGGCCGGGCCGCTCCTGTTCGGCCACCTGCTCCGAGGAGGACGATGAGGATGAAGAGGACGAGATTGACGCCGATGACAAGGTGGGCCCCCCTGGCGGCAGGGGCGTGGGCCCCGCCGCGCCGCTGGACGCCTCGCTGGTGTACGACGCGGTCAAGTACACGCTGGTGGTGGACGAGCACACGCAGCTGGAGCTGGTCAGCCTGCGGCGCTGCGCGGGCCTGGGGGACGACGGCTCGGAGGACAGCGGTGGCGAGGCCAGCGAGGAAGAGACGGCGGCCGCGCTGCTGGGTGGTGGTCAGGGCCCGGAGGACGCCTCTCCGGACAGCCCTGACCTCACCTTCTCTAAGAAGTTCCTCAACGTCTTTGTCAACAGCACATCTCGTTCTTCCA GCACCGAGTCCTTTGgtcttttttcctgcttggtcaatggggaggagaaagagcaaACCCACCGGGCTGTCTTCAG GTTCATCCCTCGCCATCCGGACGAGCTGGAACTGGATGTGGACGACCCGGTGCTGGTGGAAGCCGAGGAGGATGACTTCTGGTTTCGCGGTTTCAACATGCGCACAGGGGAGCGTGGGGTCTTCCCTGCCTTCTACGCCCATGCGGTGCCTGGCCCTGCCAAGGACCTGCTAG ggagcAAGCGGAGTCCCTGCTGGGTGGAGCGCTTCGACGTGCAGTTCCTGGGCTCTGTAGAGGTGCCCTGTCACCAGGGCAACGGCATCCTGTGTGCAGCCATGCAGAAG ATTGCTACTGCCCGGAAGCTGACCGTCCACCTGCGTCCTCCTGCCTCCTGTGACCTCGAGATTTCCCTTCGGGGGGTGAAGCTGAGTCTGAGCggaggccctgag TTCCAGCACTGCAGTCACTTCTTCCAGATGAAGAACATCTCCTTCTGTGGCTGCCATCCCCGCAACAGCTG CTACTTCGGCTTCATCACCAAACACCCTCTGCTGAGCCGCTTTGCCTGCCACGTCTTCGTCTCCCAGGAGTCCATGAGGCCCGTGGCCCAGAGCGTGGG ccgcGCCTTCCTGGAGTACTACCAGCAGCACCTGGAGTACGCCTGCCCCACAGAGGACATCTACCTGGAGTAG